In a single window of the Zea mays cultivar B73 chromosome 5, Zm-B73-REFERENCE-NAM-5.0, whole genome shotgun sequence genome:
- the LOC100282098 gene encoding 7-dehydrocholesterol reductase encodes MAKPKPSSAGAKPTAAAPPVTVHSALVTYTSMLALLSLCPPFVILLWYTMVHADGSVVRTYEHLRDHGVLEGLKAIWPMPTLVAWKIIFGFGLFEAVLQLLLPGKRFEGPISPAGNVPVYKANGLQAYAVTLITYLGLWWFGIFNPAIVYDHLGEIYSALVFGSFVFCIFLYIKGHVFPSSSDSGSSGNVIIDFYWGMELYPRIGKYFDIKVFTNCRFGMMSWAVLAVTYCIKQYEMNGRVADSMLVNTALMLIYITKFFWWESGYWCTMDIAHDRAGFYICWGCLVWVPSIYTSPGMYLVNHPLNLGPQLALSILLAGMLCIYINYDCDRQRQEFRRTNGKCSVWGKAPSKIVASYQTTKGETKTSLLLTSGWWGLSRHFHYVPEILSAFFWTVPALFNHFLPYFYVIFLTILLFDRAKRDDDRCSSKYGKYWKIYCNKVPYRVIPGIY; translated from the exons ATGGCGAAGCCCAAGCCTTCCTCCGCCGGCGCCAAGCCGACCGCGGCTGCGCCACCGGTTACAGTGCACTCGGCGCTGGTCACCTACACCTCCATGCTCGCGCTCCTCTCCCTCTGCCCGCCCTTCGTCATCCTCCT GTGGTACACGATGGTGCACGCGGACGGATCGGTGGTGCGGACTTACGAGCACCTCAGGGATCACGGCGTGCTCGAGGGGCTCAAGGCCATCTGGCCCATGCCCACCCTCGTCGCGTGGAAGATCATCTTCGGCTTCGGGCTCTTCGAGGCCGTCCTACAGCTGCTGCTCCCTGGGAAGCGCTTCGAAGGGCCCATCTCGCCTGCCGGGAACGTGCCGGTCTACAAG GCAAATGGCTTACAAGCATATGCAGTGACCTTGATAACTTACCTTGGTTTGTGGTG GTTCGGTATATTTAACCCTGCAATAGTGTATGATCACTTGGGGGAGATATACTCTGCTCTTGTTTTTGGAAGCTTTGTGTTCTGTATTTTTCTCTACATAAAG GGCCATGTATTTCCATCTTCATCTGACTCTGGATCCTCTGGGAATGTGATAATTGACTTCTACTGG GGTATGGAGCTGTACCCTCGGATTGGCAAGTACTTTGATATCAAAGTATTCACCAACTGTCGTTTCGGTATGATGTCCTGGGCTGTTCTTGCCGTAACCTATTGCATAAAGCAG TATGAAATGAATGGCAGAGTTGCTGATTCTATGCTTGTGAATACTGCACTTATGTTGATCTATATCACTAAGTTCTTTTGGTGGGAATCTGGATATTGGTGTACTATGGACATTGCTCATGATAGAG CTGGTTTCTATATCTGCTGGGGATGCTTGGTATGGGTTCCATCCATATATACTTCCCCTGGAATGTACCTTGTAAACCACCCTTTGAATTTGGGCCCCCAG CTAGCACTCTCAATTCTTCTAGCTGGAATGTTGTGCATATACATAAACTATGATTGTGACCGTCAGCGCCAAGAATTTCGACGGACGAATGGGAAATGCTCGGTCTGGGGCAAGGCTCCATCTAAG ATTGTTGCCTCTTATCAGACTACAAAGGGAGAAACTAAAACCAGTCTTCTCTTGACTTCTGGATG GTGGGGCTTGTCACGTCACTTCCACTATGTCCCAGAGATACTATCTGCATTTTTCTGGACTGTTCCAGCTCTTTTCAATCAC TTCCTACCATACTTCTACGTGATCTTTCTGACTATATTATTGTTTGACCGAGCAAAGAGGGATGATGACCGGTGCTCATCAAA GTACGGGAAGTACTGGAAGATTTACTGCAACAAAGTACCATACAGAGTCATTCCTGGCATTTACTGA